The region ACTTGTTCAACAACAGTAAATCTATCTAGAACCCAGACTCACTGATAGAAGCCTCTGTAAGGGAAGAAGTGTGTACCTGTTTTCTAAGGGATCTTAGTGGGGGGACAAGAAATGAAGTCAAGGAATTAAACTTGGGAGTTGATATCTATAATGATAttaatgatattgatgatgaaataacaaaatttgaaattgaagaTTTAGCATTAGAGTGCCTCATTATGCGAGAAATTTGTGGAGTGATTTCCGACGAAGGCATCAAGAAGGCTAAAGACATGTAGAACTTTATGCCGAGTATTTGAATGAAAAAGACATTCGTATTTCTCTCGAAACAAAAGTTATTGAGGtggaaaacaaattaaaatttgaggTTGAAGAGAAGGACAGACTAAAGCAACTGGTTTTTGAGCTGGAAATATGTGTGACTGAAAAGAAGAATTTAGCAATTGGATAAGTAATTGGAATGTTACTGCACTAATATATACagaaaaaatacattttgtcCCTTCAAATATGTAGAAAATCCAGAAAGTCGACAAAAGAAGTCACATCCAAAAGGAACTGCAAATTACACCAAGAACATAACTTTTGTAAGACAATTACTTACTAATACAAACACTAATATGACTTGCTTTCAGAATGCTTAGTGTTCTGTTCTTGCCATGAGGACTTAAAAATACACTAAAAGGACACTATTAATGGTTCAAGATTTGGAATAACCCCACAATCTATAAGGGATTTTAATAGAAATAATTCGAAGATTTATGATACCCTTTTTATCCTTCTTCACTCAAACCCAATTATCCATAATCAAACAACAAATGTGCGTAAAGCCTCTATAACCTCTTCACTCGAACCCACACTTTGTGGAACCCGTATGTGAACTCGAAACCacacttttcccttcaataACAGTAGGTATGCTAATACAATGAATCTCACTTGGTTCTAAAATACCCATTTCACCTAAAGCCTCCATAACCTCTTCACTCAAACTCAATTCCTCAAAACTCTCGATTTTCCCTTAAAGTTGTAATCTTTACTAAATGAGACACCAAACAATGCTAGTTTTCATGCCCGAAGAGACAAAATACGGAGCGATAAAAACACCACTAAAAGAAAGATTATTAATAAGCACTATACTTATATGAAATGTAATTATGACTAACAATTTGTGCTTGACTTGTCATAGAGAAGAAACTACAATCTTTGAAATTAATTCTACTTGCTGAAAAAATTGTTTCTACATGCCCAagcctttttttccctttcaataATCTTTTTAATTGTTTTCTAACGATGAATAGTAAACACTAAATTCAGCAAACTGATTTGAGGTGAAAACCATAGATGAAAAAGCACCTCAAATAGCCCGAACTGATAAACCACGAATAAACAGGAACAAAGATTCTGAACTCTGAAGTATCCGAAAACGGTATACCAAGTGTTTATTGCAAAATTAAAGTacaaggaagaaagaaagagcaacaaacaaaagaaaagctcTTTGCGGAAAAATAACAAACAGTTGGTAGGCAAAACGAACCATCACGCAGAGCATATACGCAAATAAGATGAAACAATTCTTAACAAGTCAAGGGTAAGGAGAGATGTATATAACAAATATTTATGGGCTGATTGCTACCAAACAAACCTCATCTTCCAAAAAATTATAGTTTCCATAATAGTTATCTAGTTCTTGCTTAAACACTGCGTATACTCTCCACTTTGCAACACAACCACAATCAGAAGCTAAAACCCTTTAATTGATTAGAAGACattaaaaaagggggaaagaaagAATTTATCTGGCAAAGGGGAANNNNNNNNNNNNNNNNNNNNNNNNNNNNNNNNNNNNNNNNNNNNNNNNNNNNNNNNNNNNNNNNNNNNNNNNNNNNNNNNNNNNNNNNNNNNNNNNNNNNCCCAAAGTTTATTTAACTCCCGGGATGGGTTTTAACACTCCACGTACCTTGAGACATCTTGTCTTGATTCACGTTAGTAGTATCTGGATAGAAAAGAGAATCAGTCTTTGAATGTGTAAAATTCATAGGTTTTGTGTGCATGTTTAGATGAATTATAAGTAATCAACTAATCATTATAGTTTGAGTTAATATTTAGTTTCAATTGCGGTATTTATGCATGTGTCTACATTCACCTTTATTTGAGGGATTCTTGGGATCATTTTGACGATAACTTTGATGACCTtggtgtgaagaaaaagaaaattaagttaatacttgttacatcccgtattttcgtgcgttaagttgcatcataggttagtcacataagctcaaaggacaggattatgtttgaagttataagtgtttatgttatgttcaacaagtgataagtaagtgccgcgaatgttggaggttaaacgaatcggaaaaaataaaataagttttgctaagtttgggatgttaaataagtcatacagactgtatggagttttggacatatccaagtatgcaaataaagagatcggtgtataaaagttttaggtctccaaataatttccgcggatgaactgATCGCACTACGGGTAAGGTGAACCGCTACGCATCGCTACAAGGATTTTggagcaactatataaaggggtttaacCTCACTTTCCAACCAGAAACCGGCCCAAAAATGTCCCAAAATTGTGAGttctccaaccttccctccattaaatttcaacacgagttaagtaaaaatctccgGATTCGGGTTCCGCCTTGCGTATAGTTACGCTttataatattgtgttgcggtgaatttgtggtttgggagtaaggcaagtattggagatatcgcggtattagcggaagtaaggtatgaatctttctcttttggtatcatttaaggcttatttacggatataaatttatggaataattaagtagcgaattcgtttgtggaggagtcggagaaaatatcatgtggagtatttgatggaatattttggtagtaatgaggttgttgttgtttcggttgttgttattggttctttgattgttggtattgagaattcggACTAGGCATATAGATAGGGGGGAGATGTTGTCCGAATTTCCTACAGACTCCAAAAAGGAATTTATTTAGAGACTTAAGATTAAGagtgtgacaatgagcctaatgacaatacgaatggttgcctatgtagattatgagatgaCGAACGATCCTAAATAAATCACGCGACAGGAAGCAAATTGGAAAGTCGAAAAGTAAActccaaaggtatgttaaggctagcccctttcttctaaaggcatgattcctttcttatgaatctaataggtgttttccaaatgtcccatgatccctttatgtgaatccataaatgttttccaagaatattcttattctcaaaagctagaaatttatgattcatagagttcatgattcaaaggcatgacttatttcttgataatccataaatatttttcaaaatgtccctattttccgagtcaaagatttatgattctataagcttttatgacaacaacggacatgtttttacaatatgaatgacgatgttaaaaatgagaatgtttctatgatgattatgatgatgatgattttaattctagaaattccaaatcTTATGAcgttaatactattatgagactattgagattatttcatgattttctcgattttattcattgttgttgatctcaccttataatcattgttccttcaaggtgagatatagcgatgatgataattccataatgaaaatcggaggttaccgaccttacgtcactccgatataatTGTGGCTTTGATTGGGCTCAcatgcatgcttatatatatgtatgtatttttcacaccgagccgcgctatagtcgccGGTCAGTACGCACCTATCGTGCAACCAGATCGCTTGGtattatacaccgagtcccgaaagtagtcgggtacgttacacaccgagtcccgaaagggtcggtacgttatgatgatgctattatatatgtatgtaagaaaaagttttttttttaaaaagctaagcatacACGACATcggccttatgaggcatccggaTGTACGTGTtatctcttattccatgttaccttccatatctatattatgttgttattcatgccttacatactcggacattattcgtaccgacgtccctttttgTGGACGCTCGCGTTTTATGCCACGCAGTGTATACGGTGACAGAGGATATTAGTGAAGATGTTCCGAgcctagattggcgagctccatttccctttcggagtattgccgagtcgggtatctatgttatggtatcttgatttatgttagagactttgcgagacgtagtcacgtatataacatgtcgatCTTGTAAGCGGCTGCAGAAGCTTGCcaatgtatcattatgcattatgttacaaatttcatatgattacagattttacttgatttgagaaagacgaaaagcatgtttttgaaaagctttcattatgcactcatttcatgatttaagagttcAGTAAGATTATGATTATAAAGAGAACCAGCgtgttcgctcggccctaagtaagggtcgggtgcccaccatgccctatcaaaagttggggtgtgacaaataatacaacaatgaataaaaattcaagaaaatcacgaaaataactcaacattctcatattcagattgaaatcataagtttgagacttttaaacatgaaatcatcatcgtcgtcgtaatctatgttatggtatcttgatttatgttagagactttgcgtacgcagtcgcatatataacatgtcgatCTTGGAAGCGGCTCAGTTATGtcgtatcattatgcattatgttacaaatttcatatgattcaGATTTTACTTGTTTTAGAGAAGGCATTtaaaagcatgtttttgaaaagctttcattatgcactcatttcatgatttaagagtccaagaagattatgagtataacgagaaccagcgggtCGCGCtcgccctaagtaagggtcgggtgtccatcatgccctattaaaagttggggtgtgacagtacaAGTAAGAGttatcatgaaaaaaaaaaatcatagttTATTGCCTCTTATATATGCTCAAGTCCACATAACCTGAAAGGCTTATTACACAATTACGTACCTGGAGGCACCTCCTCTGGATTCACATTAGTTGCTTGAGGAGTATCTAGATAGAAAAGAGAATTAGTCTTGGACCATGTAAAATTCTCAGGTACGAAGTGCCAACAAGACACTCTTGAGGCGCTTGAATCATTTGGTTAAACGCTCGAATCATTTGGTTAACTCAACGTGAATGAGTTAATAAAGTAGAATGTTTCTATCTAATCACGTACCTTTAGGCTTGTTCCCTTGACGCCCAAAACAAATTTTTGTAATATAATCTGGATAGAAAAGAGAAAATCAGTCTTGGTAATGTAAAACTCTTAGGTAGAAATTGCCAAGAACAGTCTCTCAAACACTTTGTTAGTGCATTTTCATAAGGAGATTGTGCTGTAAATCGACCCACCATGAATTATCCGAGTCCCATTCCAAAGTAGTTGCAAGAAGTCCACCAGTGCTTGGTAGTTCTCTGGGAGATTCCAAGCTAGTTTAAGTTTTAAGTCGCCTTTGTCTTCAGCTTCATatgtcattagctttagctcATCGATATTTATGCCTGGAAAAAAGAACCCAGTATTAGCTATATAACCTCCACAAACGATGAACATGAAACAACGTGCAAAAGTATTGGATGTTTATGACTAACAGAAAACAGTAAATCCATTAGACTGAGACGAAGGATAAAGAGACTTCTATGAACAATACTGGGGGAGGGTATGAAGAGGATCTGTGTAAGGAGAATGCTGAGGAAGGCATACCCCTGTTCCTCATATATTAAAAGAGTTTAACCAATGTATGCAtttcagagaaaaaaaaaaaaaaaaaaaaaaagagagagagagagattaacTAATATATGCTGCCAGGGTACAAAAATTTTACAGTATCAGGTTACTTAAAAACCAATTAAAGATAACTTTATAGCAAGCACAAAATAATGGTACGTATATAACTtatatagaaagcataaaagtGGTaacctgcaaaaaaaaaaaagaaaaaatcacaaTATTTAAACTTGCTTGGGATGGTGTAAAAATCTTGGACACTACCGgtgtaaataattttaatccATGATAAGAATGCTTATCTATGCCACTATTTGACAAAAAGAGACTTTAGACTTACAGTAGTGTATTATACTATCTATGAACCGAAAACGGCCACGTCTGAATAGTTGAGGCATCCTGGAAAGGACGTGTAGAGGAGACATGCCCTTTGTGTTGTAACGGTTGACAAGTAGCGGATAGTAATGTATTATCTGAAAAGCCAGCTCTGTTACAAGAGAAGTTGTTAATACTACTACCCCAGAGTATATAATCGAAATGTCTGATGATTAATACTCCCTCTAATCCATGATATaatgttctctataacaacctAAATATATCCAGACAAACAACGTTTTGTATAACaacattttgttatttttttataaaaaataaaatataaaattttttaaatttttttttttaaaaaaagttcctcactttttatatttttttataaaagataaatttaaacattaaattaataaaatactgTATTTGGGGAGGCAATTATATAGaagattttttcattttttaaagtttttaaattaatatcaaataaatgaaatagaaaattctgTTTCAATTATATATGAACACAAATTTGAGTTTGGCCGGTGGGTTATTAATTGCGAGGTGAGTTCAtgtgtttttaaatattttcacaaatttttatgaaaaacattttcttaatttaaaaggaaaagagtaaaaatatatcaatcttttttaacaaattaaaaagttcatatatgtatacacaatgtgttaaaaaatatttgaggGGATTGGCTtaaacccatatatatatattaagacccatatatatatatatatatatatatatatatatatacaaagttaaaaatatatcatttttttgcacaacaaaattggataaaagGCGAATTCTCAATATGGGCAAATTGAATTTTAAAGCATGGGTTTGATTCTATATAATGaaattaataagaaaaatatttggaggGGATTGGCTCTTACCAAAGTACTCGCCAGAAATGGCGGCGTGTAGAATGTTATCGCCATCTTCCCTTCTACAAAGTTCAATTGgaccttcttctttttcatcttgAACACACTTATGTAGGTAGAGAAAAGCTTGTAGCTTACCACGATAAGCAGTTATGAATAAGGGGGTTTCCCCTTTTGAATTGGTCTCCCAGATGAGAGTAGGGTCTTCTGGGTTTACCAAACACTCAATAATCGGGACAATTCCGAGTTCTGCTGCAAGGTGAAGAGGTGTGttccctttttcattcttctGTGTTAAGATACGTAGTCGATTTTCCTGTGGTATGTGAGCAATCATTTCCTTAATACAAGTAAGATGAGGATGATGTTTAGGGTCATCTCGATCTGGATGGTAAGAAGAGATAGCTATGTGAAGAGCAGTCTCTTCAAATCTATTGAATCTATATTCATGGAGAAACTGGTTGATGTACAGTTGCTGAAATTGTTCCCACTTATTCTCCAAAGAAGCTTAAATaattgatctttaattttatctttttctcgAATTGCTACGTCCTCATTGTCGATCTCCACTGCAATTTCTGGGATTTGGTCCATTGGCACTACTTGTTTTTGCAGATTGTGTTGATGCCACTCACCAGTCACCAATGGATTTAATATATACTGCTAGGAGAGACGTATTGTTGACAAATATTTCTTTACAAGCCTCTATGCTGGTGCATGTGTAATGGCTCTTCTAGTACCCAAAGTATTAAAGAATCTAATACTCCTTTACTCTGACAGTGTAAGATAACTTATACACTATAATATAACCTAAAAGATAATTTAGCTTATATATACCAACAATGTAGAAAAATTCACATTATCAATATAAAAGAAATGTTTTACACTGTCAGTGCACTTAAGTTAAACTCTAAGTGAAATTAGTGATCCGAAAAATAAGGCAGATAACCTCTTACAACAGGTTTTGGGTAACCTAATAGTGTGAAGATCTTACATGTTTCccatgtatataagttaaatccaaTATTAGGAAATCACAAAAAATGCTTGTCGGTGGATTAACTTTAGACATGGTCAAAAGCCAATGTAGGTCGAATACAGTTGAAATTGTGATACATAATTTACTTAATTAAGTCTTCAACACACTCCTTCATGTGCGGGTATGGGTCAAGAACGTAAAAATTCATAAGAAGAATGCGTGGTAGTGAGAGTTGAACCATGACTGCGTGGTAGTGAGAGTTGAACCATGACTTTTGCTTTCTCTAATACCATGTTGAATTGTGTGACCATCTTATCTAAAAGTTTAAGCTATTACAAAGGTTATACTTTTATTAACTTAATTATATCTTTAACATTGTCAAGTGTCCCACATTAGTTGAGGATATGAGTTGTGTGTCCGACAATCCTCACATCGTGAACTAGCTTCTCGGGTCGAGTTCGGCTGTTCACATGATGTTAGAGCTAGATCCATCTATATTCCTTGGTTTGCCTAATGTTaggattttatcttatgttGTCAATGCACAAGACGTCCACCTAGGCATAAGGGAGGAGCATGAGTGCTAAGTGTCCCACATTAGTTGAAAAGATGAGTTGTATCTCCTTATACGATCTTGGTCCATCCTTGCTTCATGAGCTAACTTTGGGGTCACGAGTTAGATGCAAGATCCATTCTCTTTAAACTTATATCATGCAAAACCAAGGGCAAGACCTCTAGTCATTTGTTCCCTTCTTGTTGCTATCACCAAGCATCTCTCTTTTGCTTTTGCCTTTATTCTACACAAGAATTTTTACCAATAgaaactcttttattttttgtcctgCTTTTACTGCAAGTATTTCTTGCATTTCGATATTTATACAAATCCTACCATTGTTTTGACATAACAACTTGTTACTAATACAGATTTATCCTCACATACATTCATCTAGTTAATTGTACTCGGTTTTTCTCTTGATGTTGCAAATAGCCGGTTGGATTCACTGTTTACTTTTCCTAGCCGGTATACA is a window of Lycium ferocissimum isolate CSIRO_LF1 chromosome 12, AGI_CSIRO_Lferr_CH_V1, whole genome shotgun sequence DNA encoding:
- the LOC132040483 gene encoding uncharacterized protein LOC132040483; translation: MIAHIPQENRLRILTQKNEKGNTPLHLAAELGIVPIIECLVNPEDPTLIWETNSKGETPLFITAYRGKLQAFLYLHKCVQDEKEEGPIELCRREDGDNILHAAISGEYFELAFQIIHYYPLLVNRYNTKGMSPLHVLSRMPQLFRRGRFRFIDSIIHYCINIDELKLMTYEAEDKGDLKLKLAWNLPENYQALVDFLQLLWNGTRIIHDYITKICFGRQGNKPKGT